The following nucleotide sequence is from Stigmatopora argus isolate UIUO_Sarg chromosome 18, RoL_Sarg_1.0, whole genome shotgun sequence.
CTTGGATGGCTCTCACGCTGGAAGTGTGCTGCTGCACGAGAGCGTCCATATTGCGGTGCATCTGTTTGcacaaacccatttttttttcatgcgtGACTCTTAATCTGCACGCCACGTAAACCACCTGAGCCTGGATGAGGGCTTCCCGCAAACAAAAAGATGTACTCGTGAACATTTCCGATGTCCGGGGCCCTAAAAGCGCAATGACCATTTGAGCCAGTTCTGGGTGGTTTCCTGTGTTTTCAAGTTCTTGAGCATACTTGTGCAGTTTTGCTGCCTGCTGTTGAAGCTCAGTAGCCAGACTGTAATGAGCACTTTGAAACGAATCACTAGAATCTGTGCCACAACTCGGGATTTTATCCGCCAAATGCTGCTCGATCATTTTTTCAGCCAGATCTTGGGCTTCTTGCAGTTCGATCTGCTCTTTGTACGGAGCGAGTTCTGGTGGGCAGATATCAGCTAATGTTTGTTTGGTAAAGCTAAAGTTGCTTTTGACTTCTTTGATCACACTTTTTAAGTCAGACCTCTTGGATGCCTCAATAATTGACTTCAAGGCCCTTTCCCTTTGATAAAGGTTTTGGTGTGCTTCTGCCAACTCGCCTTTCAGTTGCCTGAATTTCTCTTCATAGTTCGATTTAAGGTTTTGAATCGAGTGGGAGAGTTCTGCTTTGATTAAGGTACTAAATATTGGTAATGAATTTATTTCTGCATCAGCTACAACACTGGCCTCTTGCAATTTAGCAATGCTTGAACTGTCGCAGGGTGTTTCGTTTTCCAGGTCTTTCCAGAATGTATTCTCTAACATTAGCTTTCTGGTTAAGACATCTGCATACACTACCGCTAAACAATCTTTGTCACCACTTTTCATGTTTTCTATATCTTCCCATATTGCAGTAAGTGATTGGAGGAGGTCAGGCTCTGGGCTCTGTATCAGCAAAGCCATTTTATTCAAAACAAGGGCCTCAAAAGAAAGGGTTTTTGCAAAGTGATGAATCACTTCTTTATCGGGAGATTCTGACGTTTGCGTTTGAGGATGATACGGTGATTGTTCCACCAAGGTCTTTTGTCCATGGCGGATATACACCGATGCACTGACCAGCTCATATTCAACCTCTGACAGGGAGTGAAGCTGCACACAAGTGTTATCAGAAAATCCAGACAGAATAGCCTTGACTTTCTCTCGACTCGTTTCCACACAAAGGAGGGCCTTGGCGTACGGATTGTTTGCATCACTTATCTGGGGCCCACTGTCACAAGCTAGCGGCTTGTTTTCGACCACCTTTAGATCTTTCTTCGACGCCTCTTCGGCATGGGCGGAACGCTGCTCCTGTAGATTCCGAGTGAGgttttttagtttttcctcGGTGGCAAGCAGTTTAGTTTCTAGGGAATGTACAATGGTGATAAACTTCTCAGAGTCACTGAGTTGTGGGATCACATAATCATGGGGAGGATGTGCTTCGGCGAGATTAAGGTCTTTCTGGTTAACATCTTGTCTTGCGTCATCAAAGGTATTATGGCACTCACCGAGGCCATCTGGGTTCAAATATGTTTGGCACTGAATACCGGAAAAACGGATTCTTGGTCTCTTAGCATGGGACTCCTTATCATCAGTGCAGTCCTCAGAGTTGTTGAATAATGGTGGGGACTCAACGTTTGAAATAAAAGTAGCTACAGGTTTAACGCACTCCTGCCTGTTCTGTTCTTTAGCTTGTTTCCTTCTTAAATGCAGATCGGCATATCCCAGCTGCAGAGCATTTAGGTGCTGCTCAAGCTCCACAATGCGGTTCTCTGCGACCACAAGTttgatttttagtttttgttcagCGCTGCCGGGCTCAACTTGATGTGACCAACTTTGACTCATCTGAGATAGAAGGCCCTCCTTAGCTTGTAACTTGTGTTCGGTTTCCTCCAAGCTATTGCCAAGTACCGTCATTTTAACAAGAGCCTCTTTCAAGTCCTCCTCCTTACGCAGCATCAGTCTTTCGTACATTTCCTTAGTGTGACGAATCTCATCCTCTTTCTCTCTGAGGAACTGGCTCATTCTCTCAAACTCTTGGGTTGCCCTCTCATATGAGTTTTCCAGGGCGGAATAATCGGCCTCTTCCGTTTCAAGGCGGTTGCGAAGCTTGTGGACCTCTCGGTCGGCCTCTGAAATCTGGTTTAGGAGTTCTTGACAACGGCACGTGAGCAAAGCTCTCTCTTCTTCAAGCCGCCGGACACTTTCTTTCAGTGACTCCAACATGTTGGTCTTCTGTACAAGATCCTCTTTCAAGTTCAGCAATTCCTCACCGTGTTCTATTCCTGCTGAGGTCTGCCTCCCTCGTAACAGGGCCTCCACCTGCTGTTGGGTCTTTAGGAGTCTTTCCTCCATTTCCTTGTTTGCAGTCTCGGCTTCGGCTATTCTTCTGCACAGATTTTGTCTTTCCCTTTCATGACTCTCTTGATTGCTGCGCTTCTCCTTTCTCAGTCGTTCCTCCTTCAGTGCCTGACCTTCTTCTGTAGCGACCAGTCGTGCGGTCACTTCTTGCAGTCTTTCCTGTAACCTCTGGGTCTCTCGGAGATGGTCTCGCTGAAGGGCCTGCTGGTGCTCCAGGTGCCTAAGGGCCTGGTTTCTTTCTAAGAGGCTAGCCTCAACTTCACTCAGTCTAGTTTCACTGTCCTTTAGCTGTGCGCGTAAAGTGGCCTCACTACATCCGTATTCCTCCTCTTGCTCCTTTGAACGTGCTTGCTCCAGTTTCAGTTCATTGCGCATACGGGCCACAGCTTGTTCACTTGCTAAGATTTCAGCCAGTGCAGAGGCCAGCTTTGACTGAAGGGCTTGGATGTCAGCTTCGTGGCGATCCACTACATTTTGGGCTTCGGCGTAGCTTCTTTTTAGTGATAGGATCTTCTGTTGGGCGACATTTTGCTTGCGCTTTTGGGACTCTAGTTCACAATGCAAGTCTTTGTTCATCTTGTGCAGGTGTTGCCAGGGAACTCTACGTGGTGAGGAGGGGTGTGTTGCACTCTTGAAAAAGATTGATGAAACAAATTTGATTATTTGATGCATCGTCTCACTTTCCCTTTCTGATACGGAGCCACAGACTCCTGGTACAAatcttgtgtttatttttctgcaGGGGCTTCCACTGTGCTTTTTCAAGGtgaatacacacatacatatgtatatacatatatacatatataaatatatacatacatatatacatatatatacatatatatatatacacatatatacacatatatatatatatatatatatatacacatatatacacatatatatatatatatatatatatatatatatatatatatatatatatatatatatatatacatatatatatatatagtgtatattttCTTAACCCTTTAAAGAAAAAGGATGAATGATGTATTGAACAAAACTATGAAATGTAGTGacactattatttttttgaatgctaGCCAAACAAAAACTTCAAACAATGGTGTTTAACATGCATGGGAAAGAAGCCATTAGTTCCCCAAAAGCCACAAGGTGAAGAACGCACTGCATAAGAGCAGCAGAATAACATGCAAAATATGCCTCGAAAAGGACACACAGAAACATGATGACAACCAAGAAAAAGCACAGCGCAAGGCCCTTTGATAGGTTTATCACCTCAAGCATATCAGTTAATATTGATTATTGTCCCAGGAGATGTGAAACTCTGTAACAAAACATTAGTCAAATACATGCCAAACACCCCAACCATGCATAAGAGTTCCAGAGAAGAGTCCTCTCACCAGTTAGTCTCATACATGTTACGCTAGAAACACAATCATTCGTTGCAATTGATGACAACTGACATTCAAAGCATTTTGATTACAAGGGTCTGGGAAcgaatgatcgctgccagccctctaAATAAAAAAGGATTGAGTGttcattgccatcaatggcactggaaTATAAACATTCACGTGCAACAAAAGATCCCAACATTTCCATCCACTTCCCAACTTTGACCAGTGTTACTATTTTACATCAAATAATGTTCTACCTGCAGTATATAACCTTCCCTGGCACTTTGTTCTCTTCCCAGTGCGTCTTCCAGCTGCTCCTTTAACATGCTGTTTTGTCTTTGAAGTTGGTCCAGCTCCTTTTGCTTCTGTCCCAACTAAAAACCAAAATGGAGAATACCCATGAGACTTCTGTATAGATAAATCATAACATTTCAGAACACAAGTATAATGCACAAGAACAATAATCTCATTTTTGCAATGCTTTGActtgcccccaaatcaacagcgAGTGACTTGAAATCAACCAGAAAAGACCCAGAAtgaccccaaaaccaacagaaagtcagACAAATTTGCtaaaaaattcaataaaaagtgACACCGATCATGTATAAAGCGAGCAGATTCCCAACTCCTACCTCTTTGTCTAGCAGCGCAGCGAGCTCATGTGCAGGCAATCTTTCGGTGTTGGAGCTCTCTGTAGCTGAATTGATGGGCACTTGTTTCTCTTCCCTAAGCGGTGTCGTTTCCACCTGATGCCACCGCTGCTCAATCTCCTCCTTCACGCCGGACGTTAAGGGGAACTTCTCTTCCTCGACATTGCGCGAAGCCGAAGGGTGATCTACTTCCATCCTTCCTTGCTCTTGACGTTCTCGTAAGGACGGCTGCGCGGGAGATATCGTGTTCAGGGTGGAAGTGACGAGAACGGCATTTGGCAAGTGGCCCAGGGTGCTCCCCCTAACGTTATCGTCGACGGTCGAGGCGTTTCGATTATCTGACACGATGGGGGTTTGCAGGGGCAAGGTAGAAACGGGAGAGGACAACGATGTGGAAGTAGAGGAGGAAACAGGGCAGCAGGATGCTGTGGTGCTAGGCGAAGAAGAGTCCAGTTCAACGGTGTCTGCTCGCTCCTTCCCCGGTTTGTTCGTTTTTTCAGTTTTGAACTCCGACCAGTCGAACGTCTTTGAGCGGCCTTCCCGCCTGCGCTCGCGAACTCTGCTTTTACGGGATTCCGATAAAGGGAGGGGTGGGCCGTTGCTGTTCGAATGCTTGTGCCCATCTGACTTGAGGGTCTCACATGACAGGCTTGGCTCAGGTTTGGCCTGTTGACATGGCTCGAGCAGGACCTGCGTTTTTATCTTCTCCTCTGCGACAAAGCTGGaatgagacaaaaacaaaatacacaagGTTTTCTCCATGAATTTCTTTTATATGCAAGAGGAAACATAGCCAATTGTAGgtgtaaaaaaacaagacacaGACACATGAAAAGCACTTGTAATGTGAAATACAATTTGTCTGAAAGCAGCTTTAATGTTTACACACATGAACTAAAATAAGCCCGACGGCAGACGCCTTCCTCCAGTGGCTATTTTAATTCATACAGCGTCTGAGAAAGAATGCATTAGCAGTAAAAGTGGAGTATTTGCCATGTTTAGAATTGACAGGCAGGACAATTTTTAAAACTGACACAAGAGTCTAATATATAAATCAAGCACGTCACATTAAATTGGATCAGAGAGGCAAACCGCGGTGGAACAACGCTAAAAAAATAGCGAGAAAGAAGTATCCCGAGAGGAATGCGTGTCTCTGGAGAAATGCCCATACCACAGTTTGAAGGGTTAAATTTGGGAGACGCGCTGCCAGGCTGCCGTTTATGTGAGGTGGAGCGTTTCAATTAACACGTAATCTGATATTACATTGGCATGCTCACCATGCATAGGTTTACATTTTCACTCCCTAAATTAGTTACTCTTTGACAAGGTGAGTACGCTGGGTTATTTAAGTTTGTCGACTTGATTGCTGTTTGGCTAAACAGTGTCCCCAAAGCCGAGGAGACGTGACTCAACGTCAAACGACAGAGGGTGGGACAACAAACAGGCCAGGGCAGACATTGCGGTGCAATGACATcactttttgaggaaaaaaacaaaagggggGGTTGCGATATTCAACACACAAGTTTTCCAACCTGGGCTTCAAAACGGATAGTTTCAGTGAGATGTTTTTCCTGGAAGCAGGTTGTAAACAAACACCGGTTGAGGAATAGGGCGAAGGAGGAGGAAACAGAGGGTAAGAAGGAGAGAGGGATTAAGTTCAAGTAGGTGAGAAAAGCAGCGTTTGGATCTGCCGGGAGGAGAGAGTTCATTCTTTACGTGTTATTACCGGGTGACATCCGGGGGGATGGTGGGCCGGGAATTCTTCATGATGGCCTGGATCCAGTTCCGGCGGATACCGGAGGTCATGGCTGACAGGGTGCACACGCCGTCTTTACACTGAAACCACAGAGCAGACATGGTTTAAAAATGAGTGACAAGGGAGAATGTAATTGCGACCATAATTCAACACCATTTAGTCTAATGCACATTTACATGTAATACAGTATATAATGGAAACTATTACCACATAGCGCCCTGTGTAAACTAGATTATAGAATCTCAAACTTTTTTAATTCGACGTCCTTCAAAAGGAGGAATTTTTGTTTAAGGCCCTTCTTATACGACGAAGCGCAATAAACATACTTTAAATATTATGTGTACATCCTGAATGCTATCGGAATTATTTTTAGTTTCAACTTACATATATAAATGTCAGCACTTAAACAGGGTTCTGTTTCACGCCAACTGGACttgttaatttattattgttggtGGTGGAAGCTATGAAGTTATCATATTATAAAAAGCCCCAAATTAAGGTGTTTTAAATTACAAACAAAATTCATTAATTCTTTTTCTGATCcccttaacctcacaagggtcacggggacTAACTATattccctgaattggttgctagccagtTGCAGGTTTCAACCGCACTTATACAAACAAAATGATAATCcacaattcatttcaaatgctATCCATAAACTATAGCTCAAGAAGAACTTTTGCAGCGTTTTTAAGAGCAGTCAATTTCCCACAACAAACATTTGAATAGTAaacacagaacatgcaaactcaacaaaaaacagTTCAAGATTCAAACCCATAAACTCTCCAGTGTGTTCAACCCTTTTTTTGACACTTCCTCATCTACTCCATTGGCCCTCATGTCACAATTCTCCTAATAATAATTCCTTATTGTTCTACATGGCAGAAATGAACATCACAATATGAGGAACAACTGTTATAGTCACCAACATATGACACATTTCTTTTGGTTCCATAACTCTGAATATGACTCTAAGGAATATTATCAAGGCAATCAACAATCTTAACAGCACCCAACAGCCTTTTGTCCAAATATAAACCATTTGTATTTCCAGTCAGCTATTTATAGCGGTACTAAATCGTAATAATTTTAATAGTCAGAATTAAAATGCTTTACTGACTACAGTATGAATATATGCTTTGTTTAATTCATATAGGAGTGCTGATTCTGAGAATTGGATTTCCGAGGGGTGCTCATACAGTAGGAATGAATACCTGGAGGAATCAATCAATAGTTTACACATCTTATTAGTTACCATTAACTTGCTGCAAGCCTTCCAAGTTCAAACGGATTAGACGTCTTTTGCTGTCAAAAGCACGTAGATGTCATTATGAATTCTACAGTGTCGCCTCTTTCAGGCCGACTGTGGTGAGAAGGAATGACAGATATAAATACTGGCGTTATTCATTTCTTGACATCAAACCCAAGCTGTTCTGCGCCAAAGACATGGGGATCCCTTTGGCTACTACTATTTCTGACATCCGCCAAAAAATAGCCGGGGATGATACTCAGtggaaatgtaaacaaaaggtTATTGGCATGAATTATACGTTTGAAGCAAAATATATCTAACATTAGCATTGTGAAGGAATGTAATATGATATGTGATACGTGTCCAAAAAGGTGAAAATGTTCAATAGCCAGAAAGAGACGATCCTAAGGTCGGCATGCTAAACTGTGTACAGCTTATGTAGGATGAGCGCAGTATGAGCGTTCGCAGAGTGGTAACGACCGAGTCCGATTTAGACTGCGCTGTCATCGAGAGATGACAAGTCAGGTGACATCCTTCATGACAGACAAAGAATCATTTCAAAAAGAGAAACAGCAAAACCTGATACCTTAAGTTGCACCACATGGCGTCTAAAGCTGTTTATAGACTGCCATCAGACAGCGGGCGGCACTATCGCACTTTTCAATCTTTACTGTTGATGAATGACGTAACACAATTGAATTGGAGAATCGACACTGACCAGGATTTGGAAG
It contains:
- the LOC144093206 gene encoding uncharacterized protein LOC144093206 isoform X7, encoding MSCKENSCRKFQANIFNKSKCQNCFKPRESHLLNDEDLGQAKPIYGGWLLLAPEGTNFDNPLHRSRKWQRRFFILYEHGLLRYALDEMPSTLPQGTINMNQCADVIDGESRTGQKNSLCILTPENEHFIRAECKEIINGWHEALTVYPRTNKQNQKKKRKVDPPSQQGEITTIQCFCTKDMNGHPHRCDLASHYVLSSSLPLLPSQTPIQEPGPAKVTVTSGGGGCSSGGSIPCLPSSIANAECVPMSRTTLWQEENRWSRTAIPCSRSASCLSQLGQSQPESSVTTHDDGGTMSTGRKVRVESGYFSLEKTKSEPSPKPTQNSQPLQQPQHLPQSTSTCSLGASIPRRSQVIGRFEDNPNVERMDTSIPGEPSSKVNNVQRQGRSERRYLAEKNDMSSLDAGKDRSVPNMSGSTIANLRRAKSLDRRVTESAMAPDLLNFKKGWMTKLYDDGMWKKHWFVLTDQCLRYYKDLIAEEAAELDGEIDLSACYDVKEFPVQRNYGFQILCKDGVCTLSAMTSGIRRNWIQAIMKNSRPTIPPDVTRKNISLKLSVLKPSFVAEEKIKTQVLLEPCQQAKPEPSLSCETLKSDGHKHSNSNGPPLPLSESRKSRVRERRREGRSKTFDWSEFKTEKTNKPGKERADTVELDSSSPSTTASCCPVSSSTSTSLSSPVSTLPLQTPIVSDNRNASTVDDNVRGSTLGHLPNAVLVTSTLNTISPAQPSLRERQEQGRMEVDHPSASRNVEEEKFPLTSGVKEEIEQRWHQVETTPLREEKQVPINSATESSNTERLPAHELAALLDKELGQKQKELDQLQRQNSMLKEQLEDALGREQSAREGYILQSATHPSSPRRVPWQHLHKMNKDLHCELESQKRKQNVAQQKILSLKRSYAEAQNVVDRHEADIQALQSKLASALAEILASEQAVARMRNELKLEQARSKEQEEEYGCSEATLRAQLKDSETRLSEVEASLLERNQALRHLEHQQALQRDHLRETQRLQERLQEVTARLVATEEGQALKEERLRKEKRSNQESHERERQNLCRRIAEAETANKEMEERLLKTQQQVEALLRGRQTSAGIEHGEELLNLKEDLVQKTNMLESLKESVRRLEEERALLTCRCQELLNQISEADREVHKLRNRLETEEADYSALENSYERATQEFERMSQFLREKEDEIRHTKEMYERLMLRKEEDLKEALVKMTVLGNSLEETEHKLQAKEGLLSQMSQSWSHQVEPGSAEQKLKIKLVVAENRIVELEQHLNALQLGYADLHLRRKQAKEQNRQECVKPVATFISNVESPPLFNNSEDCTDDKESHAKRPRIRFSGIQCQTYLNPDGLGECHNTFDDARQDVNQKDLNLAEAHPPHDYVIPQLSDSEKFITIVHSLETKLLATEEKLKNLTRNLQEQRSAHAEEASKKDLKVVENKPLACDSGPQISDANNPYAKALLCVETSREKVKAILSGFSDNTCVQLHSLSEVEYELVSASVYIRHGQKTLVEQSPYHPQTQTSESPDKEVIHHFAKTLSFEALVLNKMALLIQSPEPDLLQSLTAIWEDIENMKSGDKDCLAVVYADVLTRKLMLENTFWKDLENETPCDSSSIAKLQEASVVADAEINSLPIFSTLIKAELSHSIQNLKSNYEEKFRQLKGELAEAHQNLYQRERALKSIIEASKRSDLKSVIKEVKSNFSFTKQTLADICPPELAPYKEQIELQEAQDLAEKMIEQHLADKIPSCGTDSSDSFQSAHYSLATELQQQAAKLHKYAQELENTGNHPELAQMVIALLGPRTSEMFTSTSFCLREALIQAQVVYVACRLRVTHEKKMGLCKQMHRNMDALVQQHTSSVRAIQEKYEISFQEERQNFKQTLQNLQKENITLKSEISQRSKQLSQQQEQAVLLEEHFHLQIKELKQKHQQELLLAEKAHSSAEQTLVEKATNSQRQLADLRADVGTMKEQHASRIRKLEEEFEQRIAQLQCVYEDEIVKLHSQREETVHLTRERRANERDDEAVSAPMEDEEQDEEGVPPIMSDGDTMVLLKDRIQELETQMNSMRDELESKHLEGDVASLREKYQRDFENLKATCERGFAAMEETHHKVVEDLQRQHQREISKLMEERERLLAEETAATIAAIEAMKNAHKEELEKNQRPQLSGLNSDIDELRLQYDEELQSIQRELEVLSEQYSQKCLENAHLAQALEAERQALRQCQRENQELNTHNQELNNRLSAEITRMRSCFSKESALSPVTQGKDVYELEVLLRIKESEIQYLKQEIHSLKDELQSALRDKKYTTDKYKDIYTELSIVKAKADCDIGKLKEKLLIATESSGKSSVDGTVKSGYDIMKSKSNPDFTKTEQSGTSKPPRGLRSKSLKEGLTVQERMKLFEAKDSK
- the LOC144093206 gene encoding uncharacterized protein LOC144093206 isoform X2, whose protein sequence is MSCKENSCRKFQANIFNKSKCQNCFKPRESHLLNDEDLGQAKPIYGGWLLLAPEGTNFDNPLHRSRKWQRRFFILYEHGLLRYALDEMPSTLPQGTINMNQCADVIDGESRTGQKNSLCILTPENEHFIRAECKEIINGWHEALTVYPRTNKQNQKKKRKVDPPSQQGEITTIQCFCTKDMNGHPHRCDLASHYVLSSSLPLLPSQTPIQEPGPAKVTVTSGGGGCSSGGSIPCLPSSIANAECVPMSRTTLWQEENRWSRTAIPCSRSASCLSQLGQSQPESSVTTHDDGGTMSTGRKVRVESGYFSLEKTKSEPSPKPTQNSQPLQQPQHLPQSTSTCSLGASIPRYSSEAEPLVYPRPPSPGTLASPSYSTISSSQSSLDSEPSSTATANWEGHGGGGGSTSVNSASRSGRQYKALSDVPRARRMSYREAFRTEKKRQELRERTRSPGREEVARLFGEERRRSQVIGRFEDNPNVERMDTSIPGEPSSKVNNVQRQGRSERRYLAEKNDMSSLDAGKDRSVPNMSGSTIANLRRAKSLDRRVTESAMAPDLLNFKKGWMTKLYDDGMWKKHWFVLTDQCLRYYKDLIAEEAAELDGEIDLSACYDVKEFPVQRNYGFQILCKDGVCTLSAMTSGIRRNWIQAIMKNSRPTIPPDVTRFVAEEKIKTQVLLEPCQQAKPEPSLSCETLKSDGHKHSNSNGPPLPLSESRKSRVRERRREGRSKTFDWSEFKTEKTNKPGKERADTVELDSSSPSTTASCCPVSSSTSTSLSSPVSTLPLQTPIVSDNRNASTVDDNVRGSTLGHLPNAVLVTSTLNTISPAQPSLRERQEQGRMEVDHPSASRNVEEEKFPLTSGVKEEIEQRWHQVETTPLREEKQVPINSATESSNTERLPAHELAALLDKELGQKQKELDQLQRQNSMLKEQLEDALGREQSAREGYILQSATHPSSPRRVPWQHLHKMNKDLHCELESQKRKQNVAQQKILSLKRSYAEAQNVVDRHEADIQALQSKLASALAEILASEQAVARMRNELKLEQARSKEQEEEYGCSEATLRAQLKDSETRLSEVEASLLERNQALRHLEHQQALQRDHLRETQRLQERLQEVTARLVATEEGQALKEERLRKEKRSNQESHERERQNLCRRIAEAETANKEMEERLLKTQQQVEALLRGRQTSAGIEHGEELLNLKEDLVQKTNMLESLKESVRRLEEERALLTCRCQELLNQISEADREVHKLRNRLETEEADYSALENSYERATQEFERMSQFLREKEDEIRHTKEMYERLMLRKEEDLKEALVKMTVLGNSLEETEHKLQAKEGLLSQMSQSWSHQVEPGSAEQKLKIKLVVAENRIVELEQHLNALQLGYADLHLRRKQAKEQNRQECVKPVATFISNVESPPLFNNSEDCTDDKESHAKRPRIRFSGIQCQTYLNPDGLGECHNTFDDARQDVNQKDLNLAEAHPPHDYVIPQLSDSEKFITIVHSLETKLLATEEKLKNLTRNLQEQRSAHAEEASKKDLKVVENKPLACDSGPQISDANNPYAKALLCVETSREKVKAILSGFSDNTCVQLHSLSEVEYELVSASVYIRHGQKTLVEQSPYHPQTQTSESPDKEVIHHFAKTLSFEALVLNKMALLIQSPEPDLLQSLTAIWEDIENMKSGDKDCLAVVYADVLTRKLMLENTFWKDLENETPCDSSSIAKLQEASVVADAEINSLPIFSTLIKAELSHSIQNLKSNYEEKFRQLKGELAEAHQNLYQRERALKSIIEASKRSDLKSVIKEVKSNFSFTKQTLADICPPELAPYKEQIELQEAQDLAEKMIEQHLADKIPSCGTDSSDSFQSAHYSLATELQQQAAKLHKYAQELENTGNHPELAQMVIALLGPRTSEMFTSTSFCLREALIQAQVVYVACRLRVTHEKKMGLCKQMHRNMDALVQQHTSSVRAIQEKYEISFQEERQNFKQTLQNLQKENITLKSEISQRSKQLSQQQEQAVLLEEHFHLQIKELKQKHQQELLLAEKAHSSAEQTLVEKATNSQRQLADLRADVGTMKEQHASRIRKLEEEFEQRIAQLQCVYEDEIVKLHSQREETVHLTRERRANERDDEAVSAPMEDEEQDEEGVPPIMSDGDTMVLLKDRIQELETQMNSMRDELESKHLEGDVASLREKYQRDFENLKATCERGFAAMEETHHKVVEDLQRQHQREISKLMEERERLLAEETAATIAAIEAMKNAHKEELEKNQRPQLSGLNSDIDELRLQYDEELQSIQRELEVLSEQYSQKCLENAHLAQALEAERQALRQCQRENQELNTHNQELNNRLSAEITRMRSCFSKESALSPVTQGKDVYELEVLLRIKESEIQYLKQEIHSLKDELQSALRDKKYTTDKYKDIYTELSIVKAKADCDIGKLKEKLLIATESSGKSSVDGTVKSGYDIMKSKSNPDFTKTEQSGTSKPPRGLRSKSLKEGLTVQERMKLFEAKDSK